The window CCGCCGCGCTCGGAGGGAGTGCGTCATGACGACCCCCACGATCGGTTCGCTCCCGGTGCCCGTCCCCGCGACGGCCCCGACCGGCCGCGCGGCCACGGACTCGGGGTCGGACGCGGACGCCGGTACCGGCTCCGGCTCGGGCGAGCAGTTCGCGGGGATGGTCGCCGACCTCGTCGCGGCTCTCCTCGGCACCCCGGCCCCCGCGGCGTCCGACCTCTCCGGCGAGGCGCGCCCATCCGTCGCCTCGGATGGGCGCGGCACGCCGGAGAAGTCGGCCCTCGCGGCGGGGGTCGTCGCCCCGTCCCCGCTCCCGGGCGCGGCCCCCACCCCGGGCGGCGCGGACCCGGCCTCGGCAGCGACTCCGGCGACCGGCTCTGTCGCGGCGGCGTGCGCGACACCGGCCGCCGCCACGGGCACCGCCGATTCCGCCGCGACGGGCCCGGCCGGTCTCGACTTCTCCGGCGAGGCGCGCCCATCGACCGCCTCGGATGGGCGCGGCACGCAGGAGAAGACGGCCACCCCGGGCGGGGCCGACGTCTCGGAGGTCTCGGAGGCCCCGGCTCCCGCGCCCAAGTCGCCGGACAAGGCCGCCCCGTTCGAGGGACGCGCCGACCCCGCTGGCAGCTCATCCGGCCAGGACCCCCACAACCCCAACTTCTCCGGCGCGGGGCGGCCATCCCCCGCCGGGGAAGGGCGCGGCGCGCCGGAGAAGTCGGACGGGGTCACCCCGGCCGGCGCGGCTCCGGGCGCTGCGCCCACGTCGGCGACCTCGACCGTGGGTCCCGCGGCCGCGGCGTCGTCCGCGACTCCCGCGACTCCGACGCCCGCACCCCTGGCGGCGCAGCTCGCCGCCCCGATCACCGCGGTGCACCAGGGCGGGGCGGAGGGGACGCACGTCCTGTCCGTCGAGGTCACGCCCGAGGAGCTCGGCCCGGTCCGGGTGGAGCTCGAACTCCGGGACGGGACGGTCGAGCTCCGGCTCGCCGGCCAGAGCGAGGCCGCCCGCGACGCCCTGCGCGCGGCCCTGCCCGACCTGCGGCGCGCGCTCGAAGCGGCCGGCATCGGCACGGGCACCTTCTCGCTCGGCGGGGACGGCGGCTCGCCGCAGCCCGGCCCGGGCGACCCCCAGAACGGGCACGCCCGTCCCGCCTGGGCGGGCGGGGACGGGCGTGTCCCGCACGGCACCACGCAGAACACAAACGCCGGAGCACCCACCGGCGCCGGCACCCCGGCACCCGCCGGCTCGCTCGACCTGCAGCTGTAGTCAGGAGAAACGTTGACCGTCCTACCCCCCACCCCGATCTCGTCGCTCTTCGAGCCGAAGCCGGCGGCGACCAGCACGCCGGGCAACACGCTCGGCAAGGACGCGTTCCTCAAGCTGCTCGTCGCGCAGCTGAAGTACCAGGACCCGACCGCGCCGACCGACTCGGCGCAGTTCATGGCGCAGACCGCGCAGTTCACGCAGGTCGAGAAGCTGGAGGAGATCGCCGCGGCGGTCACCCAGTCGCTCACCGCGCAGAGCGTGTTCGGTGTGAGCGCGATGGTCGGACGGACCGTCAGTTGGCTCAATGCCGACGGGACCGAACTCTCGGGCGTCGTTCACGCCGCCTCGTTCACCGCCGCCGGCCCCTACCTGACGGTGGCGGACGGCACGCAGGTCGCCATGGGCGACATCACCTCGGTGCGGGCGACTCCCGCGAACCCCCAGTAACAGGAGACTCTTCATGCTTCGCTCGCTCTTCGCCGGCATCTCCGGTCTGCGCTCGCACCAGACGATGATGGACGTCACCGGCAACAACATCGCCAACGTGAACACGACGGGCTTCAAGTCGAGCACGACGGTCTTCCAGGACACGCTCTCGCAGCTGCTCAAGGGCGCGGGTGCGCCGGTCGGCGGCAACGGCGGCACGAACCCGGCGCAGGTCGGCCTGGGCACGCGCCTGGCCGCGATCACGACGAACTTCGCGCAGGGCTCGGCGCAGTCCACCGGCCGCTCGACGGACCTGATGATCCAGGGCGACGGCTTCTTCGTCGTCCGCAACGGCGGCGAGAACCTCTACACCCGCGCGGGTGCGTTCTCCTTCGACACCGACGGCCGCCTGACCACGCCCGAGGGCGCAGTCGTGCAGGGCTGGTCCGCGAACAACGGGCTGATCGACACCAACGCCCCGGTCGGCGACATCCAGCTGCCGGTCGGCGCGGTCCTGCCGCCGGTCGCGACGAGCACCGCGACGCTGGCCGGCAACCTGCCGTCCGACGCGGCCCTCGGCACCGTCGTCCGCACGTCGATCAAGATCTACGACGCGGCCGGCACCCCGACCGACATGGACGTCACCGCGACGCTCGCCGCGGGCGGCGTCTGGAACCTGACGTCCAGCGTCGGCACGCTCTCCCCCGCGACGCTGTCGTTCACCGGCGCCGGCGCGACCCCGTCCGCCACGTCGCTCACCTTCACCGCCACCGGCGGGCAGGTCGTCACGGTCGACACCAGCACGATCACCGGCTTCGCCGGGCAGAACAGCCTCGCCGCGACCGGCCAGAACGGCTCGGCGATGGGCACCCTGCAGGCGTTCACGATGTCGCCGGACGGGACGCTCATCGGCGTCTTCTCCAACGGCCTCAAGAGCCCGCTGGCGCAGGTCGCGCTCGCGAACTTCAACAACCCGCCGGGGCTGGAGAAGGTCGGCGGGTCGATGTACCGCACGACGGTCAACTCGGGCACCGAGCAACTCGGCACCGCCGGGACCGCCGGCCGCGGCCTGCTCTCCTCCGGCCAGCTCGAGATGAGCAACGTCGACCTCGCGGCCGAGTTCACCAACCTGATCGTCGCCCAGCGCGGCTTCCAGGCGAACTCCCGCGTCATCACCACCAGCGACCAGATCCTCGAGGACCTGGTCAACCTCAAGCGCTGATCCCGCGGGATGACGTCCCGCAGGGGGCCCGCGTCAGCCCGGAGGAGGGCTGACAGGCACCGCTGCGGGACGTCATCCCGGAGCAGCAGGGCGCTCAGAACGGGCGCTCCGCTGCCGAACTGACCGATGACGGGCCGACGGATCGGCCCCGACAACCGAATCGAATAAGGGGTGTCACCCCTTGTTGTCCTCAGGCCCAAGGATGGTGCCGCAATGATCGTCGTGACCCGCCTCGGCGGACCCACGTTCGCCGTGAACCCCGATCTCATCGAACGGGCCGAGGCCAGCCCGGACACGGTCGTGACGCTGGTCGACGGCACGAAGTACGTCATCGCCGAGTCGCTCGACGAGCTGGTCGAGCGGATCCGGACGTACCGGGCGTCGGTGATCGCCGCCGCCGCGCTCGCCGAGCACGTCCTGCGTGAGGCCTCGCCCGCGCAGACGCCCGCGCCGGCACCGACGCGCACACGCTCCTCCGACGGGACCGTCGTCGCGCTGCCCCACCGGGACCGTTGATGGATCCGGCAACCCTGGCCGGGCTCGGCCTGGCCTTCGGCGCGATCTTCCTCGCCGCGATCCTCGAGGGCGCGGACCCGATGTCGGTGTTCCTGCTGCCCCCGATCCTGCTCGTCTTCGGTGGCACCTTCGGTGCGGGCCTGGCCGGCTCCACGATGAAGGACTTCCTGGGCACGATGAAGAGCCTGCCCAAGTACCTCACCGCGAAGGTGACGCCGCCGGACGAGACCGTCGCAACGCTCGTCGACCTCGCCGGCACCGCCCGCAAGGAGGGCCTGCTGGCGCTCGGCGACAAGGTGCGGCACGTCGAGGACCCCTTTCTCAAGAAGGGCCTGGAGAACGCGATCGACGGCACCGACCCGGACGAGCTCGCCGAGATCCTCGAGGCCGAGATCCGCGCGTTCAAGAAGGACGCGAAGGTCAGCTCGAAGCTGTTCACCGACTTCGGCGGCTACGCGCCGACGATCGGCATCATCGGCACCGTCCTGTCGCTGGTCCACGTGCTCGGCATGCTGTCCGAGCCGGACAAGCTCGGCGGCTCGATCGCGGTCGCGTTCCTCGCGACGCTGTGGGGCGTCCTGTCGGCCAACGTGATCTGGCTGCCGATCGCGAAGCGCATCGACCGCATCGTCGAGTTGGAGGCCGCGCGCATGGAGCTCGCGGTCGAGGGCATCCTCGCGATCCAGTCCGGCTCGAACCCGCGCCTGGTCGCGCAGAAGCTGAAGGCCCTCCTGCCGCCGGGGGCACTGGTCGACAAGGCGGCCTGAGATGTCGCACGCCAAGGTCCGCCGGCGCGCCCGGCACGAGGAGCACGAGGAGCACGAGAACCACGAGCGTTGGCTCGTGTCCTACGCGGACATGATCACCGTGCTCATGGCGCTGTTCATCGTGCTGTTCGCGATGTCGACCATCGACGAGACCAAGTTCTGGGAGCTGCGCGCGAGTCTCGCGTCCAGCTTCGGGCACGAGCTCGCGGCCGTGCAGGCCGGCCGGAGCCCCGTCCCCGGCGATTCCGCCCCGGAGGGCCCGCTCTCCTCCGGGCCGATTATGCCGGGCAGCACGGACGTGAAGAACCAGATCGACCAGGCGATCAAGGTCGCCCGTTCCAAGGAGGCGATGGCACAGGCGCAGGCCACGCGGGCGCAGGTCGAGAAGGAGGTCGAGGCGCTGGAGAAGATCCGCAAGGCGATCGCCAAGGCCCTGCAGGGGACGTCGGCGGCGAAATCCGTCCGGTTCCGCTACGACGAGCGCGGCCTGGTCGTCTCGGTTATCACCGACGCGGTCATGTTCGCCCCCGACCGCGCCGAGCTCACCGAGACCGGGCGCGAGATCGTCCACGCCTTCGGCCCGGTGCTGCGCTCCGCCCCGAACGACCTGCTGATCGAGGGCCACACCAACACCGTCCCCGTGAGCCCGAAGTTCTACCCGTCGGAGTGGGAGCTCTCCAGCGCCCGCGCCTCGGCGGTCGTGCGTCGGATGGTCGAGGCCGAGGGCATCGCCCCGAACCGGCTCTCCGCGACCGGCTGGGCCGACCAACGGCCGCTGATCCCCGGCACCTCCGCGGAGGCCAACCGCGTCAACCGCCGGGTCGAGATCGTCGTCGGTTCGACCCTCGCCCCCACGGACCGCTCCCTGCTCGGCACCGTCGCCGCCCAGCAGGTCCCGGAACTGAGTAGCTCAGCGACATCGGCAGCGAAGGAGCAGACATGACCACCCCCACGATTCCTCGCCCGGGCAAGGCCGAGGACGGCGCCACGGACGGCGCCGGAGACCTTGCCGGCAAGAAGGGGAAGGCGGCCAAGGACGGCGCCAAGCCCGGCAAGAAGAAGAAGCTGATTCTCGTCGCCGTCGTCCTCGTGGCGCTCGCCGCGGCCTACTTCCTGGTGCTCAAGCCGAAGCCGGCGGCATCCGGCGAGCCGGAGCCCGGCATGGTCGTCCGCCTCGACCCGCTGACGCTCAACCTCGACGGCGGGCACTACCTCAAGCTCTCGATGGCGCTGCAGTTCACGGCGGCCGCCTCCGCCGGCGGGGG of the Sporichthya polymorpha DSM 43042 genome contains:
- a CDS encoding motility protein A gives rise to the protein MDPATLAGLGLAFGAIFLAAILEGADPMSVFLLPPILLVFGGTFGAGLAGSTMKDFLGTMKSLPKYLTAKVTPPDETVATLVDLAGTARKEGLLALGDKVRHVEDPFLKKGLENAIDGTDPDELAEILEAEIRAFKKDAKVSSKLFTDFGGYAPTIGIIGTVLSLVHVLGMLSEPDKLGGSIAVAFLATLWGVLSANVIWLPIAKRIDRIVELEAARMELAVEGILAIQSGSNPRLVAQKLKALLPPGALVDKAA
- a CDS encoding flagellar hook capping FlgD N-terminal domain-containing protein, which translates into the protein MTVLPPTPISSLFEPKPAATSTPGNTLGKDAFLKLLVAQLKYQDPTAPTDSAQFMAQTAQFTQVEKLEEIAAAVTQSLTAQSVFGVSAMVGRTVSWLNADGTELSGVVHAASFTAAGPYLTVADGTQVAMGDITSVRATPANPQ
- a CDS encoding flagellar basal body-associated FliL family protein, with amino-acid sequence MTTPTIPRPGKAEDGATDGAGDLAGKKGKAAKDGAKPGKKKKLILVAVVLVALAAAYFLVLKPKPAASGEPEPGMVVRLDPLTLNLDGGHYLKLSMALQFTAAASAGGGGHGGGAEEPDGSQALDIAIAQLSNRKIAELNTAAARSAAKTKLLEAIAEAYHHDVMDLYFTEFVMQ
- a CDS encoding flagellar hook-length control protein FliK, encoding MTTPTIGSLPVPVPATAPTGRAATDSGSDADAGTGSGSGEQFAGMVADLVAALLGTPAPAASDLSGEARPSVASDGRGTPEKSALAAGVVAPSPLPGAAPTPGGADPASAATPATGSVAAACATPAAATGTADSAATGPAGLDFSGEARPSTASDGRGTQEKTATPGGADVSEVSEAPAPAPKSPDKAAPFEGRADPAGSSSGQDPHNPNFSGAGRPSPAGEGRGAPEKSDGVTPAGAAPGAAPTSATSTVGPAAAASSATPATPTPAPLAAQLAAPITAVHQGGAEGTHVLSVEVTPEELGPVRVELELRDGTVELRLAGQSEAARDALRAALPDLRRALEAAGIGTGTFSLGGDGGSPQPGPGDPQNGHARPAWAGGDGRVPHGTTQNTNAGAPTGAGTPAPAGSLDLQL
- a CDS encoding flagellar hook protein FlgE translates to MLRSLFAGISGLRSHQTMMDVTGNNIANVNTTGFKSSTTVFQDTLSQLLKGAGAPVGGNGGTNPAQVGLGTRLAAITTNFAQGSAQSTGRSTDLMIQGDGFFVVRNGGENLYTRAGAFSFDTDGRLTTPEGAVVQGWSANNGLIDTNAPVGDIQLPVGAVLPPVATSTATLAGNLPSDAALGTVVRTSIKIYDAAGTPTDMDVTATLAAGGVWNLTSSVGTLSPATLSFTGAGATPSATSLTFTATGGQVVTVDTSTITGFAGQNSLAATGQNGSAMGTLQAFTMSPDGTLIGVFSNGLKSPLAQVALANFNNPPGLEKVGGSMYRTTVNSGTEQLGTAGTAGRGLLSSGQLEMSNVDLAAEFTNLIVAQRGFQANSRVITTSDQILEDLVNLKR
- a CDS encoding OmpA/MotB family protein, translating into MSHAKVRRRARHEEHEEHENHERWLVSYADMITVLMALFIVLFAMSTIDETKFWELRASLASSFGHELAAVQAGRSPVPGDSAPEGPLSSGPIMPGSTDVKNQIDQAIKVARSKEAMAQAQATRAQVEKEVEALEKIRKAIAKALQGTSAAKSVRFRYDERGLVVSVITDAVMFAPDRAELTETGREIVHAFGPVLRSAPNDLLIEGHTNTVPVSPKFYPSEWELSSARASAVVRRMVEAEGIAPNRLSATGWADQRPLIPGTSAEANRVNRRVEIVVGSTLAPTDRSLLGTVAAQQVPELSSSATSAAKEQT
- a CDS encoding flagellar FlbD family protein, which translates into the protein MIVVTRLGGPTFAVNPDLIERAEASPDTVVTLVDGTKYVIAESLDELVERIRTYRASVIAAAALAEHVLREASPAQTPAPAPTRTRSSDGTVVALPHRDR